The Paraburkholderia sp. SOS3 genome includes a region encoding these proteins:
- the tyrS gene encoding tyrosine--tRNA ligase, with protein MSTESTSKPAFPVTDEVRHALAVTKRGVDELLIEEEFEQKLAKSAATGTPLRIKLGLDPTAPDIHIGHTVVLNKMRQLQDLGHTVIFLIGDFTSLIGDPSGRNATRPPLTREQIETNAKTYFDQASLVLDRAKTEIRYNSEWSMPLGADGMIKLASRYTVARILEREDFTKRFQGGVPISIHEFLYPLMQGYDSVALNSDLELGGTDQKFNLLVGRELQKQYGQEQQCILTMPLLEGLDGVEKMSKSKHNYVGISEKPTDMFGKLMSISDDLMWRYFELLSFRPMDEIIGYRRETEAGRNPRDFKVMLAQEIVARFHSQADAERALEDFNHRAKGGVPDDIPSVTLAGAPLAIGQLLKQAGLVPSTSEALRNIEQAGVKIDGATISDKALKVEAGEYVVQVGKRRFARVTLSA; from the coding sequence ATGAGCACCGAGTCCACTTCCAAACCCGCCTTTCCCGTCACCGACGAAGTCCGTCATGCGCTTGCCGTCACGAAGCGCGGTGTCGACGAGCTGCTGATCGAAGAGGAGTTCGAGCAAAAGCTCGCGAAAAGCGCGGCAACCGGCACGCCGCTTCGCATCAAGCTCGGCCTCGATCCGACCGCGCCCGACATTCACATCGGCCATACGGTCGTGCTGAACAAGATGCGCCAGCTGCAGGATCTCGGCCATACCGTGATCTTCCTGATCGGCGATTTCACATCGCTGATCGGCGATCCGTCCGGTCGCAACGCAACGCGGCCGCCGCTCACGCGCGAGCAGATCGAAACGAACGCAAAGACGTACTTCGACCAGGCGTCGCTCGTGCTCGACCGCGCGAAGACCGAGATCCGCTACAACAGCGAATGGTCGATGCCGCTCGGTGCGGACGGCATGATCAAGCTTGCCTCGCGTTACACGGTCGCGCGCATTCTCGAGCGTGAAGATTTCACGAAGCGCTTTCAGGGGGGCGTGCCGATTTCGATTCATGAATTCCTGTATCCGTTGATGCAGGGCTATGACTCGGTGGCGCTCAATTCGGACCTCGAGCTCGGCGGCACGGACCAGAAGTTCAATCTGCTCGTCGGGCGTGAACTGCAAAAGCAGTACGGCCAGGAGCAGCAGTGCATCCTCACCATGCCTCTGCTCGAAGGGCTCGACGGCGTCGAGAAGATGTCGAAGTCGAAGCACAATTACGTTGGTATCAGCGAAAAGCCCACTGATATGTTCGGCAAGCTGATGAGCATCTCCGACGATCTGATGTGGCGGTATTTCGAACTGCTGTCGTTCCGGCCGATGGACGAGATCATTGGATACAGGCGCGAAACCGAAGCTGGCCGCAACCCGCGCGACTTCAAGGTAATGCTCGCGCAGGAGATCGTCGCGCGCTTTCACTCTCAGGCGGATGCCGAGCGGGCGCTCGAAGATTTCAATCATCGCGCGAAGGGGGGCGTACCCGACGACATTCCGTCCGTCACGCTCGCCGGTGCACCGCTTGCGATCGGTCAGTTGCTGAAGCAGGCCGGCCTCGTGCCGTCGACGAGCGAAGCGCTGCGCAACATCGAGCAGGCCGGAGTGAAGATCGACGGTGCGACGATCTCGGATAAGGCGCTCAAGGTCGAAGCGGGTGAATACGTCGTGCAGGTCGGCAAGCGGCGTTTCGCGCGCGTGACGCTTTCGGCGTGA
- a CDS encoding anhydro-N-acetylmuramic acid kinase: protein MAKEAAGADGVYFGLMSGTSMDGVDGIAVEFAAGKAPVVRSEAFVSFSETLREALFGLQQPGDNEIEREALAANALAARYTVCVHELLRSGNLSAEDVRAIGVHGQTVRHRPEKGYTRQINNPALLAEMTHIDVVADFRSRDVAAGGQGAPLVPAFHATVFGAKGETRVVCNLGGISNITILSANGAVRGFDCGPANALLDEWAQRHLGKPFDENGHFAAGGQVHRPLLHALLDEPFFELQPPKSTGRDLFNNEWLDAKLQAFASLQAADVQATLTALTAITVAREIERHAPGCQALYVCGGGARNAELLRALQRAMEESGVSGVPVQTTEALGVPPHQVEPLAFAWLAMRRVAREAGNLPSVTGAAGERVLGALYPR from the coding sequence GTGGCAAAAGAGGCGGCAGGCGCAGACGGCGTGTACTTCGGGTTGATGTCGGGCACGAGCATGGACGGCGTCGATGGCATCGCGGTCGAATTTGCGGCGGGCAAAGCGCCGGTCGTGCGGTCGGAAGCGTTCGTGAGCTTTTCGGAAACGCTGCGCGAAGCGCTCTTCGGCCTGCAACAGCCAGGCGACAACGAAATCGAACGTGAAGCGCTCGCCGCGAATGCGCTCGCCGCGCGTTACACCGTTTGCGTGCATGAATTGCTCAGAAGCGGCAATCTGTCTGCCGAAGACGTCCGCGCGATCGGCGTGCACGGGCAGACCGTCCGCCACCGCCCGGAAAAGGGTTATACGCGGCAGATCAACAACCCGGCGCTGCTTGCGGAGATGACGCATATCGACGTCGTCGCGGACTTCCGCTCGCGCGACGTCGCGGCGGGCGGTCAGGGTGCGCCGCTCGTGCCGGCATTTCACGCCACGGTCTTTGGAGCCAAGGGCGAAACGCGTGTGGTGTGCAATCTTGGCGGCATCAGTAACATTACGATCCTGTCCGCGAACGGCGCCGTGCGTGGCTTCGATTGCGGTCCGGCAAACGCACTGCTCGACGAATGGGCGCAGCGCCACCTTGGCAAGCCTTTCGATGAAAACGGGCATTTCGCCGCGGGTGGTCAGGTGCACCGCCCGCTACTGCATGCGCTACTCGACGAGCCTTTCTTCGAGCTTCAGCCCCCTAAAAGCACAGGGCGCGACCTCTTCAATAACGAATGGCTCGATGCAAAGTTACAGGCATTCGCTTCACTTCAGGCGGCCGACGTGCAGGCCACGTTGACAGCGTTGACCGCAATTACAGTCGCGCGCGAGATCGAACGTCATGCGCCCGGTTGCCAGGCACTCTATGTGTGCGGCGGCGGGGCGCGTAATGCCGAGTTGCTCAGGGCGCTGCAACGCGCGATGGAGGAAAGCGGCGTAAGCGGCGTACCCGTGCAGACAACGGAAGCGCTCGGTGTGCCGCCGCATCAGGTCGAGCCGCTTGCGTTTGCGTGGCTTGCGATGCGGCGTGTTGCGCGGGAAGCGGGAAACCTGCCCTCTGTGACGGGCGCGGCTGGCGAACGTGTGTTGGGCGCGCTCTATCCGCGCTGA
- the erpA gene encoding iron-sulfur cluster insertion protein ErpA, with amino-acid sequence MNAVTDTPVAEMPAPFVFTDAAADKVKELIDEEGNPELKLRVFVQGGGCSGFQYGFTFDEAVNEDDTVMNKSGVQLLIDSMSYQYLVGAEIDYKDDINGAQFVIKNPNATTTCGCGSSFSV; translated from the coding sequence ATGAACGCAGTGACCGACACCCCAGTAGCCGAAATGCCGGCTCCGTTCGTTTTTACGGACGCAGCGGCTGACAAGGTCAAGGAACTGATCGACGAAGAAGGCAATCCGGAGCTGAAGCTGCGTGTATTCGTGCAGGGCGGCGGCTGCTCGGGCTTTCAGTACGGTTTCACGTTCGACGAGGCAGTCAACGAAGACGATACCGTGATGAACAAGAGCGGCGTCCAGTTGTTGATCGACTCGATGAGCTATCAATACCTGGTCGGCGCAGAGATCGACTACAAGGACGACATCAATGGCGCTCAGTTCGTGATCAAGAATCCGAACGCGACGACCACCTGCGGTTGCGGTTCGTCGTTCTCGGTTTGA
- the rpsI gene encoding 30S ribosomal protein S9, whose protein sequence is MIGNWNYGTGRRKSAVARVFIKAGKGDIIVNGKPIADYFSRETSLMIVRQPLELTNHATTFDIKVNVSGGGETGQAGAVRHGVTRALIDYDATLKPALSNAGFVTRDAREVERKKVGFHKARRRKQFSKR, encoded by the coding sequence ATGATCGGTAACTGGAATTACGGTACGGGCCGCCGCAAGAGCGCTGTCGCTCGTGTCTTTATCAAGGCTGGCAAGGGCGACATCATCGTCAACGGTAAGCCTATCGCTGACTACTTCTCGCGCGAAACGTCGCTGATGATCGTGCGTCAGCCGCTGGAACTCACGAACCACGCAACCACGTTCGATATCAAGGTGAACGTGTCGGGCGGCGGTGAAACGGGCCAGGCAGGTGCGGTTCGCCACGGGGTTACCCGCGCGCTGATCGACTATGACGCAACGCTGAAGCCGGCGCTGTCGAATGCTGGTTTCGTCACGCGTGACGCACGTGAAGTCGAGCGTAAGAAGGTCGGCTTCCACAAGGCACGTCGCAGGAAGCAGTTCTCGAAGCGTTAA
- the rplM gene encoding 50S ribosomal protein L13: MKTFSAKAHEVTREWYVIDATDKVLGRVASEVARRLRGKHKPEFTPHVDTGDFIIVINAGKLKVTGNKTTDKKYYRHSGYPGGIYETTFGKMQERFPGRALEKAVKGMLPKGPLGYAMIKKLKVYAEATHPHSAQQPKALEI, from the coding sequence ATGAAGACTTTTTCCGCAAAAGCCCACGAGGTGACGCGCGAATGGTACGTGATTGACGCGACGGATAAGGTTCTCGGCCGTGTCGCCAGCGAAGTGGCACGCCGTCTTCGCGGCAAACACAAGCCTGAATTTACTCCGCACGTCGACACTGGCGATTTCATCATCGTCATCAACGCCGGCAAGCTGAAGGTCACGGGCAACAAGACCACGGACAAGAAGTACTACCGTCACTCGGGCTACCCGGGCGGTATTTACGAAACGACGTTTGGCAAGATGCAGGAACGCTTCCCGGGCCGCGCGCTCGAAAAGGCGGTCAAGGGCATGCTGCCGAAGGGCCCGCTCGGCTACGCAATGATCAAGAAGCTGAAGGTCTACGCCGAAGCAACGCATCCGCATTCGGCGCAACAGCCGAAGGCGCTCGAGATCTAA
- a CDS encoding OsmC family protein, translating to MECKVSWMGTDGMAFAAETGSGHLVAMDGAPEGGGRNLAPRPMEMVLLGTGGCTAYDVVMILKKSRQEIAGCSVTLKAERASEDPKVFTKIHFHFTVTGKNLNPTTVERAINLSHDKYCSASIMMAKTAELTHSFDIVDA from the coding sequence ATGGAATGCAAAGTGAGCTGGATGGGAACGGACGGCATGGCCTTCGCCGCGGAAACCGGCAGTGGCCACCTGGTCGCGATGGATGGCGCGCCCGAAGGCGGCGGCCGCAATCTCGCGCCGCGCCCGATGGAAATGGTGTTGCTCGGCACGGGCGGCTGCACCGCGTACGACGTCGTCATGATCCTCAAGAAGAGCCGCCAGGAAATCGCCGGCTGTTCGGTCACGCTGAAGGCGGAACGCGCGAGTGAAGACCCAAAGGTGTTCACGAAGATCCACTTCCACTTCACCGTCACCGGCAAGAATCTGAACCCGACGACGGTGGAGCGCGCGATCAATCTGTCGCACGACAAATATTGCTCCGCGTCGATCATGATGGCGAAGACCGCCGAGCTGACCCACTCGTTCGACATCGTCGACGCCTGA
- a CDS encoding DUF3025 domain-containing protein — protein MNGVTGQAVRAAAGFADLDWSAPWFSQVAPRGARWQQAALQSPSALLAAMNADARRCAHTTGRGARLSFIAQHELPPGTTYEAHIAATGCVPTRHNLHDFFNALSWFQFPRIKAALSARGTAAIDALGVGPTRGSMRDALTVFDENAVLFACSDRAIASALRTFDWPALFIAGRSAWGTHCEVRCFGHALLEKLVTPYKACTAHAWIVDVPPAYFSWNVVARDTWLDDAVSRALLATGTMTGRVFAPLPVLGIPGWWPPNEAPSFYDDRSVFRAGRRVR, from the coding sequence GTGAATGGTGTGACGGGGCAGGCGGTGCGCGCCGCCGCCGGCTTCGCCGATCTCGACTGGTCGGCGCCATGGTTCTCCCAGGTCGCGCCGCGCGGCGCGCGTTGGCAGCAAGCGGCGTTGCAAAGCCCCAGTGCGCTGCTCGCAGCGATGAACGCCGACGCGCGGCGCTGCGCTCATACGACCGGCCGGGGCGCGCGTCTGTCGTTTATCGCGCAGCATGAACTTCCGCCCGGTACGACGTACGAGGCGCATATCGCAGCGACCGGCTGCGTTCCGACTCGCCACAATCTTCACGATTTCTTCAACGCGCTGTCGTGGTTCCAGTTTCCGCGCATCAAGGCGGCGCTCAGTGCGCGCGGGACCGCGGCGATCGATGCGCTCGGCGTGGGTCCGACGCGCGGCAGCATGCGCGACGCGCTGACCGTGTTCGACGAAAACGCGGTTCTGTTTGCCTGTTCCGATCGCGCAATTGCGTCCGCGTTGCGCACATTCGACTGGCCGGCGCTTTTTATCGCAGGCCGCAGCGCGTGGGGAACGCATTGCGAAGTGCGCTGCTTCGGTCATGCGCTGCTGGAAAAACTCGTGACGCCATACAAGGCTTGCACTGCGCATGCGTGGATCGTCGACGTGCCGCCCGCTTATTTTTCGTGGAACGTCGTCGCACGCGATACGTGGCTGGACGACGCGGTGAGCCGCGCCTTGCTTGCGACGGGCACGATGACGGGCCGTGTGTTCGCTCCGCTGCCCGTGCTCGGCATTCCGGGGTGGTGGCCGCCGAACGAGGCGCCGTCGTTCTACGACGATCGATCGGTATTCCGTGCAGGCCGGCGGGTCAGATAG
- the pyrC gene encoding dihydroorotase, giving the protein MSSSSPAGASVDSVSLARPDDWHLHVRDGAMLAAVLPHTARQFGRAIIMPNLKPPVTTTEQARAYRERILCALPAGAKFEPLMTLYLTDNTAPDEIRRARASGFVHGVKLYPAGATTNSDAGVTNLAKCSKTLEAMQETGMPLLVHGEVTDASIDLFDREKEFIDRVMTPLRRDFPALKVVFEHITTKDAAEYVRDAAAAPGLLGATITAHHLLYNRNAIFQGGIRPHYYCLPVLKREKHRVALVEAATSGNPRFFLGTDSAPHPKGLKEHACGCAGCYTALHALELYTEAFDKAGALDRLEGFASFYGADFYGLPRSVERVTLRREQWTLPDEVTAGDTPVVPLRAGEAIGWRLV; this is encoded by the coding sequence ATGTCTTCTTCGTCGCCTGCTGGCGCGTCCGTCGATTCCGTATCGCTTGCACGGCCCGATGACTGGCACCTGCATGTGCGCGACGGCGCGATGCTCGCGGCCGTGTTGCCGCACACGGCTCGCCAGTTCGGCCGTGCGATCATCATGCCGAACCTGAAACCGCCCGTTACCACGACCGAACAGGCGCGCGCGTACCGCGAGCGAATCCTTTGCGCGCTTCCCGCCGGCGCGAAGTTCGAACCGCTGATGACGCTGTATCTCACCGACAATACGGCTCCCGATGAGATTCGTCGCGCACGTGCAAGCGGCTTCGTGCATGGCGTCAAACTTTACCCGGCCGGTGCGACGACGAATTCCGACGCGGGCGTGACGAATCTCGCGAAGTGTTCGAAGACGCTCGAAGCGATGCAGGAAACGGGCATGCCGTTGCTCGTGCACGGCGAAGTGACCGATGCGTCCATCGATCTCTTCGACCGCGAGAAGGAATTCATCGACCGCGTGATGACGCCGCTGCGCCGCGATTTCCCGGCGCTGAAGGTCGTGTTCGAACACATCACGACGAAGGATGCCGCCGAGTACGTGCGCGATGCGGCCGCGGCGCCCGGCCTGCTCGGCGCGACGATTACCGCGCACCATCTGCTCTACAACCGCAACGCGATATTCCAGGGCGGCATTCGTCCGCATTACTACTGCCTGCCGGTGCTCAAGCGCGAGAAGCATCGCGTGGCGCTCGTCGAAGCGGCTACTTCCGGCAATCCGCGCTTTTTCCTCGGTACCGATAGCGCGCCGCATCCGAAAGGACTCAAGGAGCACGCGTGCGGCTGTGCGGGCTGCTATACGGCGCTGCATGCGCTCGAGCTTTACACGGAAGCCTTCGACAAGGCCGGCGCGCTCGATCGTCTCGAAGGCTTCGCGAGCTTTTATGGGGCCGATTTCTACGGTCTGCCGCGCAGCGTCGAGCGCGTGACGCTGCGTCGCGAACAGTGGACCCTGCCCGACGAGGTCACGGCCGGCGACACGCCCGTGGTGCCGTTGCGCGCGGGCGAGGCGATCGGCTGGCGGCTCGTGTGA
- a CDS encoding class II glutamine amidotransferase: MCQLLGMNCAAPTDVVFSFTGFAARGGVTDHHADGWGIAFFEDKACRLFIDHQSSATSPIAEMVKRYPIKSKNTIAHIRKATQGHIVLENCHPFLRELWGRHWIFAHNGDLQNYRPALSGVYQPVGTTDSELAYCALLQGLREAFPGQQQPPLEELFAALETLTREISQFGVFNFLMSNGQALFAHCSTHLYYLVRSWPFSTAHLVDADVSIDFAKYTTPEDRVAVIATQPLTDNEVWTRFAPGDLLMFQHGKMVAQTNVPVPPAVLERAAQAPCDGAVTSSASMLPDTSTLDLESDDAAAFES, translated from the coding sequence ATGTGCCAACTTCTTGGAATGAACTGCGCCGCGCCGACGGATGTCGTGTTCTCATTCACCGGTTTTGCGGCACGCGGCGGAGTCACCGATCACCACGCCGACGGCTGGGGCATCGCGTTCTTCGAAGACAAGGCATGTCGCCTCTTCATCGATCATCAATCGTCGGCCACCTCGCCGATCGCCGAGATGGTCAAGCGCTATCCGATCAAATCGAAGAATACGATCGCGCATATCCGCAAAGCGACGCAAGGCCATATCGTGCTCGAAAACTGCCACCCGTTCCTGCGTGAACTGTGGGGCCGTCACTGGATCTTCGCGCACAACGGCGATCTGCAGAATTACCGGCCGGCGCTGTCGGGTGTCTATCAGCCGGTCGGCACAACCGATAGCGAACTCGCGTATTGCGCATTGCTGCAAGGGCTGCGCGAGGCGTTTCCGGGCCAGCAGCAGCCTCCGCTCGAAGAGCTGTTCGCCGCGCTCGAAACGCTCACGCGCGAAATCTCGCAATTCGGCGTGTTCAACTTTCTGATGTCCAACGGGCAGGCGCTGTTCGCGCATTGCTCGACGCACCTGTACTACCTCGTGCGCAGCTGGCCGTTTTCGACCGCGCATCTCGTCGATGCGGACGTCTCGATCGATTTCGCGAAGTACACGACGCCCGAGGATCGCGTCGCGGTCATCGCGACGCAGCCGCTTACAGACAACGAAGTATGGACGCGCTTTGCGCCCGGCGATTTGCTGATGTTTCAGCACGGCAAGATGGTCGCGCAGACGAACGTGCCGGTCCCGCCCGCCGTGCTCGAAAGAGCCGCTCAGGCGCCGTGCGACGGCGCGGTAACGTCGAGCGCATCGATGCTGCCCGATACGTCGACGCTCGATCTCGAATCCGACGACGCGGCGGCGTTCGAATCGTAG
- a CDS encoding amino acid ABC transporter ATP-binding protein, whose protein sequence is MISIKNVSKWYGQFQVLTDCTTEVKKGEVVVVCGPSGSGKSTLIKTVNGLEPFQKGDIVINGQSLGDKKTNLSKLRAKVGMVFQHFELFPHLTITQNLTLAQVKVLGRSKDEAAAKGLKLLDRVGLRAHADKFPGQLSGGQQQRVAIARALSMDPIAMLFDEPTSALDPEMINEVLDVMVELAQEGMTMMCVTHEMGFAKKVAHRVIFMDKGLIVEDDRKEDFFANPKSDRAKDFLAKILH, encoded by the coding sequence ATGATCTCTATCAAGAATGTTTCGAAGTGGTACGGTCAGTTCCAGGTGCTGACCGACTGCACGACCGAAGTGAAAAAGGGCGAAGTGGTCGTCGTGTGCGGCCCGTCGGGTTCCGGCAAATCGACGCTGATCAAGACCGTCAACGGACTCGAGCCGTTTCAGAAGGGCGACATCGTGATCAACGGACAGTCGCTCGGTGACAAGAAGACGAATCTGTCGAAGCTGCGCGCGAAGGTCGGCATGGTATTCCAGCACTTCGAACTGTTCCCGCATCTGACGATCACTCAAAACCTGACGCTCGCTCAGGTCAAGGTGCTCGGCCGGTCGAAGGACGAAGCCGCGGCAAAGGGGCTCAAGCTGCTCGATCGCGTCGGCCTGCGCGCGCATGCGGACAAGTTTCCGGGGCAATTGTCGGGTGGTCAGCAGCAGCGCGTAGCGATTGCGCGCGCACTATCGATGGACCCGATCGCGATGCTGTTCGACGAACCGACTTCCGCGCTCGACCCGGAGATGATCAACGAAGTGCTCGACGTGATGGTCGAGCTCGCGCAGGAAGGCATGACGATGATGTGCGTCACGCACGAAATGGGCTTTGCGAAGAAGGTCGCGCATCGCGTGATCTTCATGGACAAAGGCTTGATCGTCGAAGACGACCGCAAGGAAGATTTCTTTGCGAATCCGAAGTCCGATCGTGCGAAGGATTTTCTCGCCAAGATCCTGCACTGA
- the gltK gene encoding glutamate/aspartate ABC transporter permease GltK codes for MHHFDWSGIPGALPTLWTGAIITFQITVVAIVCGILIGTVLALLRLSGVKPLEWFARVYVTLFRSIPLVMVLLWFFLIVPQVLQNLLGLSPDIDIRLASAMVAFSLFEAAYYSEIIRAGIQAVPRGQVNAAFALGMTYGQAMKLIVLPQAFRAMVPLLLTQAIVLFQDTSLVYVIGLADFFRTSANIGDRDGTSVEMVLFAGACYFVICVIASSLVKSLQKKVAR; via the coding sequence ATGCATCACTTCGACTGGAGTGGTATTCCGGGCGCGCTGCCTACGCTGTGGACCGGCGCGATCATCACGTTTCAGATCACCGTTGTCGCGATCGTCTGCGGCATTCTGATCGGCACGGTTCTCGCGCTGCTGCGGCTATCGGGCGTCAAGCCGCTCGAGTGGTTCGCGCGCGTGTATGTGACGCTGTTTCGCTCGATTCCGCTCGTGATGGTGCTGCTGTGGTTCTTCCTGATCGTGCCGCAGGTGCTGCAGAACCTGCTCGGGCTGTCGCCCGATATCGACATCCGGCTGGCGTCGGCCATGGTCGCATTCTCGCTGTTCGAAGCCGCGTATTACTCGGAGATCATCCGGGCCGGCATTCAGGCGGTGCCGCGCGGTCAGGTCAACGCAGCGTTCGCGCTCGGCATGACCTACGGCCAGGCGATGAAGCTGATCGTGTTGCCGCAGGCCTTCCGCGCGATGGTGCCGCTGCTGCTCACGCAGGCAATCGTGCTGTTTCAGGATACGTCGCTCGTCTACGTGATCGGCCTTGCCGACTTCTTCCGTACCTCTGCCAATATTGGCGACCGTGACGGCACGAGCGTCGAGATGGTACTGTTTGCGGGCGCCTGCTATTTCGTGATCTGCGTGATCGCGTCGAGCCTCGTCAAAAGTCTTCAGAAAAAGGTCGCAAGATGA
- a CDS encoding amino acid ABC transporter permease yields the protein MSYHWNWGILLSPVSTGEPTTYLGWLLSGFWVTIVVSLSAWVIALIVGSLFGVLRTVPNRTLSAIGTLYVAIFRNIPLIVQFFIWYLVIPELLPVSIGTWFKQLPPNAQFFSSSILCLGLFTAARVCEQVRSGINALPRGQRAAGLALGFTQWQTYRYVLLPVAYRIIVPPLTSEFLNIFKNSAVASTIGLLELSAQARQLVDYTSQAYESFIAVTVAYMVINLIVMQLMRILEHKTRLPGYIGGK from the coding sequence ATGTCCTATCACTGGAACTGGGGCATTCTGCTAAGTCCGGTTTCCACGGGCGAGCCGACTACCTATCTGGGCTGGCTGTTGTCCGGCTTCTGGGTGACGATCGTCGTCTCGCTCTCGGCATGGGTGATCGCGCTGATCGTCGGTTCGCTGTTCGGCGTGCTGCGCACCGTGCCGAACAGAACGCTTTCCGCGATCGGCACCCTGTATGTCGCGATCTTCCGCAACATCCCGCTGATCGTCCAGTTCTTCATCTGGTATCTCGTCATACCGGAGTTGCTGCCGGTGTCGATCGGCACCTGGTTCAAGCAGTTGCCTCCCAATGCGCAGTTCTTTTCGTCGTCGATTCTCTGCCTCGGCCTGTTCACCGCCGCGCGCGTCTGCGAGCAGGTGCGCTCGGGCATCAACGCGCTGCCGCGAGGCCAGCGTGCCGCCGGCCTCGCGCTCGGCTTCACGCAATGGCAGACGTATCGCTACGTGCTGCTGCCGGTCGCCTACCGGATCATCGTGCCGCCGCTCACGTCCGAGTTTCTGAATATCTTCAAGAACTCCGCCGTCGCGTCGACGATCGGTCTGCTCGAACTGTCGGCGCAGGCGCGACAGCTCGTCGATTACACGTCGCAGGCGTATGAGTCGTTTATCGCGGTGACGGTCGCGTATATGGTGATCAACCTGATCGTGATGCAACTGATGCGCATCCTCGAACACAAGACCCGTTTGCCGGGCTACATCGGAGGCAAGTGA
- a CDS encoding glutamate/aspartate ABC transporter substrate-binding protein, which yields MKVKKAALLLATVGLFSGLFTAGAHAQDAGTLKKIKDTGVISLGHRESSIPFSYYDDKQNVVGYSQEFALKIVDAVKAKLNMPNLKVKLTPVTSQNRIPLVQNGTIDLECGSTTNNAERQQQVAFSNTIFVIGTRLMTKKDSGIKDFPDLKGKTVVTTAGTTSERLLRKMNQEKNMGMNIISAKDHGESFLTLSTGRAAAFMMDDALLAGERAKSNNPNDFVIVGTPQSREAYGCMLRKNDPEFKKVVDDAIAKVETSGEADAIYKKWFDSPIPPKGLNLNFPESEDIKALYKSPNDKAID from the coding sequence ATGAAGGTTAAAAAAGCTGCGCTGCTTCTCGCGACTGTCGGACTGTTTTCGGGTTTGTTCACGGCGGGCGCTCACGCGCAGGACGCCGGCACGCTGAAGAAGATCAAGGACACGGGCGTTATTTCGCTCGGTCACCGCGAATCGTCGATTCCCTTTTCGTACTATGACGACAAGCAGAATGTGGTCGGCTACTCGCAGGAATTCGCGCTGAAGATCGTCGATGCCGTCAAGGCGAAGCTGAACATGCCGAACCTGAAGGTCAAGCTGACGCCGGTTACGTCGCAAAACCGCATTCCGCTCGTGCAGAACGGCACGATCGACCTCGAGTGCGGCTCGACCACCAACAACGCCGAGCGCCAGCAGCAGGTCGCATTCTCGAACACGATCTTCGTGATCGGCACGCGCCTGATGACGAAGAAAGACTCGGGCATCAAGGATTTCCCGGACCTGAAGGGCAAGACGGTCGTGACGACCGCGGGCACCACGTCCGAACGCCTGCTTCGCAAGATGAATCAGGAAAAGAACATGGGCATGAACATCATCAGCGCGAAGGACCACGGCGAATCGTTCCTCACGCTGTCGACGGGCCGTGCCGCTGCGTTCATGATGGACGACGCGCTGCTCGCGGGCGAGCGCGCGAAGTCGAACAACCCGAACGATTTCGTGATCGTCGGCACGCCGCAATCGCGTGAAGCGTATGGCTGCATGCTGCGCAAGAACGATCCTGAATTCAAGAAGGTCGTCGACGATGCGATCGCGAAGGTCGAAACCTCGGGCGAAGCCGATGCGATCTACAAGAAGTGGTTCGATTCGCCGATCCCGCCGAAGGGCCTGAACCTGAACTTCCCGGAAAGCGAAGACATCAAGGCGCTGTACAAGAGCCCGAACGACAAGGCAATCGACTAA